Genomic DNA from Solanum pennellii chromosome 3, SPENNV200:
TTCTGGATTCGAAATGTGGAGAATCTAGTATAATCTCTGGTTGTTGACTTAGGAAATTAAGACGGGGATCACACTGAATAAGCTTTTCAAAATGCTTTCCTAACAAGCCTTGTGGAATCTGCAAGTAATGTCGCCTACaaagaaacaaacaaacaaaacaattaaaataaggGAGGAGAGTTTTAACATCAAAACTGAACCATATCGACACTAATAAAGGAAATGCCAGACTTATGAGCATAAATAGGTCTAAGAACTTATTAAGCATACATAAAAACAGCAATACCATTATGTCAAGTTCACACAACTACTTATAAGTAAATCACATAAAGCCAATCTGGACGACTGCTGCTTCGAAAATTCAGGGTTAAGGGGCTGCAGCTGAGGTTTATCCCGACCTCAAGGAAGGTGGATTCCAAGaccaatttattattttatttacagTAAGGGGACGTAAACCATCAAATATTGGAGAAAATATATTACCTTTCAGTCTCATTGAATTCACTTTAGCCGACATCAAAATATTACCTTTCAACCTTCACAATTCTAACAAACGGGTAGAATAAGCAACAGATTTGGTAGGCAAGGGTGTGGGCTAGTGTATGAAGTGGGCTGGGAATCATGAGGTATCAGATTTAAATCCCAGGCAAAAACAATAAGGTAATTTCTTCCTATCTGTCCAAGTCTTGGTAACAGTGTTACTCGGAGGTATCAAGCAGCCCGGACaccataattataatttaaaaaggCAACAGATGAGTACTTGAGGGAATCGGCATCCCCAAAAATCAAGGAAAATTAGTAAAGGCAACTACTAGTAGTAATAGTTCATAAACAGAGCAAAGACAAATAGcgaacaagtaaaaataagaCAAGAAACATACTTGTGCATGCTAGCTTGTCCTCCAGTAAAATCAGATGTTGCTTGCCAAAGAGTGTGCTTCCTAGGCTGTGGATTCGTCTCCCTGAAGAAAAGAGGTTGTCTTGAAAGCTGCAATACAAGAATCCTTTAGTACTTTCGCCAATTCAGTAGTAGGAAACAGTTTCACAATAACAACAGCAAAAGAGATAGTCCATCACTTACCACTACATCTAAAGTTCCAGGTCCATCATCAGGGTAATTTGCCTTCAAACCCATAATATCTGACCACTGGATTTCGATCTTATTCTTGAGACCACCGTCAAGGACTTCCCAAACAAGTTTATGCTTCGCAAAGTAACATTTTGCCACTAGATCCCCTTCATATCTTGACTTGTACTGCAGACAACAACACAATTCCAATCACATCTAGCACTtccaaaattcaattttcactCTAAGATTACAAATTACACTCCAAACTAAAACATCAATATTACCTCCCAGCTCCCAATTCTTAGAACTGTGGCAGGAAAGTTCGAAGCCTTAAGTTTCTCAATTGTTCCAGAGTTCCCCTTCTGCTCCTTCTTCCCTTGATTTCCCACCTTGGCGTTGTTCCCCTGAGAAAGCTTCATCTGGATCAAATCCAACAGTGATGGACTCTTCCTCAGCCTCAAACCTAACGGACTGGGCTCATCAAGCGGATTATACTGCGAAGGCGGTACTGGAAAACCATCAGCTCCTACAACCAATTGCTGCTGTAGGAAAAAAGATCCCCCAATTCAATTATGCTAATCATACAAATTCAATTAAGTTAATCATACAATAAACTTCATAGGAATCACTCTAAACTAGCTATAAGTAATCCATCAATAAGCAAAACTCCTGTTTATATGAAAAACCTTCCCTCCTAGATCTGCTACAACTTTCTATATCAATACACTCTTAAATCCTAAATCTTTTTGAGTTTAAGAGTTATAAACACCATCAACTCAGTAAACAGGAAACTTCAAGTAACCCTatttaataaacattaattgaTAATCTCCCATCAATGATAAGTCACCTGATTAATTAACTTCACTTAAAATCCTTAATCTTATCATCCTTTTTATAATTGATTGCCTACAAGCAAAGCACAAACACAGAATCTGCAGAAAAATCAAATCAGCAAAAGAGAAGAGAACCTACTtgtagagaagaagaagaagaaagtttaGATCGCTTGTTGAGTGGACCGTATGCTTCATCTAAAGCATCTTCAAACTCGAGCTTCACCGCCGCGTTCTTCCCTTTATGCCACTGCAACTCCGGCGACTCTTCCATGGTTGTTCTCATCAATTGAACCATACTTGAAAACCGAAGAAGTagtcaaaaacaaaaatatctaTTTGCTTTGCTtcttgtatatgaaaatatgaacTCAGGAGAAATCAATATTCGTTTTTACTACTACTTCctcaatataataaattttatatatataatgaaaataaatattttcactatatatatatatatattatattttattccataaaaaggaaaaaacacgTGTCGATTACACGCGCTTGTAATGTACTCTATGTGGAGTGAGCTGGAGTCACGTGAGTAGTTTTGGATAAAATGTATGACGTGGCATAAAATCGAGAAGGTTCGTTTTACGGCAAGTGGGAACGGCTGCGATAAGGGGGTAAAGTGACACGTGGAAGAATCTAACGGTGGATGACACGTAAGATGCTGAATGGGATTTGTTGGGATGGGCTGTGTTGTGGATAATGTTTTGGACATAgtgctttttttattttttaattatttattttaaaattttttgtcgGTTTGTGGATGACGGAATAAACAGGCGTGTACCTACTTTCTACTTTTCTTTTATCagaaaaattcaatattcataTTACGGCGGCTTTGTAATTCACGCGCTGTCATTTTAAGACCAATCATCAGTTggatttatttgaataaaacaAAGATATTATTTCTCCGGTGTAATATCTTTTTAAGTcgataattatttaaaatgatttattcgTAAACAATTAGAGATTAATATCTTTTAAGTCAcgataattatttaaaatgatttatttgtaAACAATTAAAGATTAATATCTTTTAAGTCAAGAATTTATCAAAGTGATTTATTTACTTATGaaggttatttttttctttgatcataAATATGCTAGTATTGTTACTTTTCGAAATTGTAAATTTACAGTTTCTTATTTTTGATTTATGTGAAAAAGTTAAAGCCTATGATATAAGAGGAAAACAAAGTTTTTTGAAAGAGGAATAGGATATATAT
This window encodes:
- the LOC107014526 gene encoding uncharacterized protein LOC107014526 isoform X2, translating into MVQLMRTTMEESPELQWHKGKNAAVKLEFEDALDEAYGPLNKRSKLSSSSSLQQQLVVGADGFPVPPSQYNPLDEPSPLGLRLRKSPSLLDLIQMKLSQGNNAKVGNQGKKEQKGNSGTIEKLKASNFPATVLRIGSWEYKSRYEGDLVAKCYFAKHKLVWEVLDGGLKNKIEIQWSDIMGLKANYPDDGPGTLDVVLSRQPLFFRETNPQPRKHTLWQATSDFTGGQASMHKRHYLQIPQGLLGKHFEKLIQCDPRLNFLSQQPEIILDSPHFESRISVFEDPNVCESEFNLNNERSPPFLNLHGAASPSGAHCSSTNGEQDFVVSRRLENIRPETPSPSSVMDTRAIQDVSRDMQQLKGLGNLDQIRVPGLHPSMSMKDLVSHFEQRFSEQGTSEVISLSSDERQSLEILEEISRCLFSDTQNMPASDEKSLMTRVNSLCCLLQKDPATAHNSENYGDVAVGGKRTDELISFFPGATSGKKVEDPSTSGDKSNDPAPSMSRKDSIGDLLLNLPRIASLPQFLFNIYEDSDRPAR
- the LOC107014526 gene encoding uncharacterized protein LOC107014526 isoform X1; its protein translation is MVQLMRTTMEESPELQWHKGKNAAVKLEFEDALDEAYGPLNKRSKLSSSSSLQQLVVGADGFPVPPSQYNPLDEPSPLGLRLRKSPSLLDLIQMKLSQGNNAKVGNQGKKEQKGNSGTIEKLKASNFPATVLRIGSWEYKSRYEGDLVAKCYFAKHKLVWEVLDGGLKNKIEIQWSDIMGLKANYPDDGPGTLDVVLSRQPLFFRETNPQPRKHTLWQATSDFTGGQASMHKRHYLQIPQGLLGKHFEKLIQCDPRLNFLSQQPEIILDSPHFESRISVFEDPNVCESEFNLNNERSPPFLNLHGAASPSGAHCSSTNGEQDFVVSRRLENIRPETPSPSSVMDTRAIQDVSRDMQQLKGLGNLDQIRVPGLHPSMSMKDLVSHFEQRFSEQGTSEVISLSSDERQSLEILEEISRCLFSDTQNMPASDEKSLMTRVNSLCCLLQKDPATAHNSENYGDVAVGGKRTDELISFFPGATSGKKVEDPSTSGDKSNDPAPSMSRKDSIGDLLLNLPRIASLPQFLFNIYEDSDRPAR